A single Methanocalculus alkaliphilus DNA region contains:
- a CDS encoding ABC transporter substrate-binding protein, with protein sequence MKPSTRMILPLLLLVTLSGLISPVCGAENPDHDRVIRITDDQGTVMTFQGYPQRIVSLAPSNTEILFALGLGERVVGVADLSDYPPEAAAVPQVGGYSTISVERVVALEPDLIVGVEGNTEEVLSRLRSMGHTVIVLSPETMDEILDNINLIGEITGVRESALALTNELELRTTTITDRTEAIPGRPTVAHVVWHEPVWVSGDRTFQNEVIRAAGGENVFAHLDEWEIVGLEEFIVTNPDYIFVSSGTGMGTAGQNVIYQYFMTEPRFQNLNAVKNHQVILVDADIISRAGPRIVDALEEVAAAIHPELFDATTGKEHPPAEAPVSLFTPAMALLLATGLFLGRRV encoded by the coding sequence ATGAAACCCAGTACAAGGATGATACTTCCTCTCCTCCTCCTTGTGACGCTGTCCGGACTCATCTCACCAGTCTGTGGTGCTGAGAACCCCGATCATGACCGGGTGATCAGAATCACCGATGATCAGGGGACTGTGATGACCTTCCAGGGGTATCCGCAACGCATCGTCTCTCTGGCACCCTCAAATACCGAGATCCTCTTTGCACTCGGACTTGGGGAGCGGGTTGTCGGGGTTGCCGATCTCTCGGATTACCCCCCTGAGGCGGCAGCGGTTCCACAGGTCGGCGGGTACAGCACCATCAGTGTCGAAAGGGTCGTTGCTCTTGAGCCTGATCTCATCGTCGGGGTGGAGGGCAACACCGAGGAGGTCCTCAGCCGTCTCCGTTCTATGGGGCATACCGTCATCGTCCTCAGTCCGGAGACGATGGATGAGATCCTCGATAATATCAATCTCATCGGTGAGATCACCGGGGTCCGGGAGAGCGCTCTGGCTCTTACAAATGAATTAGAGCTGCGGACCACGACGATAACCGACAGGACAGAGGCGATTCCCGGACGCCCCACCGTGGCCCATGTCGTCTGGCATGAGCCGGTCTGGGTCTCGGGGGACCGGACATTCCAGAATGAGGTGATACGGGCTGCCGGAGGCGAGAATGTCTTTGCTCATCTCGACGAGTGGGAGATCGTCGGTCTTGAGGAGTTCATCGTCACAAACCCCGATTACATCTTCGTCAGTTCAGGGACCGGGATGGGAACTGCAGGCCAGAATGTCATCTATCAGTATTTTATGACCGAACCGCGATTCCAGAACCTCAATGCAGTCAAGAACCATCAGGTGATCCTCGTCGATGCCGATATCATCAGCCGTGCAGGCCCCCGGATCGTCGATGCACTTGAGGAGGTTGCAGCCGCGATACACCCTGAACTCTTTGACGCTACAACCGGGAAGGAGCATCCCCCTGCCGAAGCCCCGGTATCTCTCTTCACTCCTGCCATGGCACTCCTCCTGGCCACCGGGCTCTTCCTGGGGAGACGGGTGTGA
- a CDS encoding ABC transporter ATP-binding protein, with the protein MKAVEITGLDVRYGAARILEEIAFSAEQGEMIGIVGPNGSGKTTLLKAMSRIVTPESGEIYYNNQDMADLTFRQLASEVAVVPQEIAIQFDYTVREIVTMGRHPFIGRFASESREDHAICTRAMKLASVDHLAETSVNAISGGERQRVLIARALAQEPKVLLLDEATSNLDISHQIEILSIIRRETVRASIISVFHDLNLASSYCDRILLLKDRQIHAMGPPAEVLTRENIRAVYGVDVIVRKHPLTGRPYILLMYDHERGAPQSTRIHILCGGGTGSELMQTLHAQGIQITTGVLNILDSDYLTAKELGIMVISEPPFSPISEESVSILKRCLTEADLIILLNMPIGRGNIENIRVLNEYKEKVVMYGMDTGIQDYSGGEATRLITDLWGCGALRIESLQEIQNFLSSKRFDEKNDKSGVII; encoded by the coding sequence ATGAAGGCAGTTGAGATCACCGGGCTGGATGTCCGTTATGGAGCAGCCAGAATCCTCGAAGAGATAGCATTCTCAGCAGAGCAGGGGGAGATGATAGGGATCGTCGGTCCGAACGGCTCAGGAAAGACAACCCTTCTCAAGGCGATGAGCCGGATCGTCACCCCTGAGTCCGGTGAGATCTACTATAATAATCAGGATATGGCGGATCTCACCTTCCGCCAGCTTGCCAGCGAGGTCGCCGTCGTTCCGCAGGAGATTGCCATCCAGTTCGATTATACCGTCAGGGAGATCGTAACGATGGGGAGGCACCCCTTCATCGGGAGATTTGCTTCCGAGAGCCGCGAGGATCATGCCATCTGCACCAGGGCGATGAAGCTGGCATCGGTTGATCATCTTGCCGAGACCTCAGTCAATGCCATCAGCGGGGGGGAGCGGCAGCGTGTCCTCATCGCCCGCGCACTTGCCCAGGAGCCAAAGGTTCTCCTCCTGGACGAAGCGACCTCAAACCTTGATATCAGCCACCAGATCGAGATCCTCAGCATTATCCGCCGCGAGACGGTCCGGGCATCGATCATCAGTGTCTTCCATGATCTCAACCTCGCTTCATCCTATTGTGACCGGATTCTGCTCCTGAAAGACCGGCAGATCCATGCGATGGGGCCGCCCGCAGAGGTGCTGACCAGGGAGAATATCCGGGCCGTCTATGGTGTGGATGTCATCGTCAGGAAGCACCCCCTCACCGGGAGACCCTATATCCTCCTGATGTATGATCATGAGAGGGGAGCTCCGCAATCCACAAGGATCCATATACTCTGTGGCGGAGGCACGGGATCGGAGCTGATGCAGACCCTCCATGCACAGGGGATACAGATCACAACAGGTGTCCTCAATATTCTTGATTCAGACTATCTGACAGCAAAGGAGCTTGGGATTATGGTCATCAGCGAGCCGCCATTCTCCCCGATATCAGAAGAGTCAGTATCCATACTGAAGAGATGCCTCACGGAGGCGGACCTCATCATCCTCCTGAATATGCCGATTGGGAGGGGCAATATAGAAAATATCAGGGTACTGAATGAATATAAAGAGAAGGTTGTGATGTATGGGATGGATACCGGTATCCAAGATTACTCCGGAGGAGAGGCGACCCGGCTCATCACTGATCTATGGGGGTGCGGAGCATTACGGATAGAAAGTCTCCAGGAGATACAGAACTTTCTTTCATCCAAACGATTCGATGAGAAAAATGATAAGTCCGGGGTGATCATATGA
- a CDS encoding sugar phosphate isomerase/epimerase family protein, translated as MTGSSTYCLIDHPLDEALALLSDYTSRVEILSDGLHSLFYHEEICYSYDLKYSVHAPCGDINPASVNERMRRASIEALSGLSLIADRIGADRLVVHPGHLFESGMRDAAETALDRSLVDLAAVQEERGVRFALENMGSWDPYLFKTPDCAERITSLGLGITLDLGHAHLNGLAGAFLETDGIIHLHLHDNCGVFDSHNAIGNGTIPYPDLMQTFPDDATAVIETQRMDQFIQSLHYLDGLN; from the coding sequence GTGACAGGGTCATCCACATACTGCCTCATCGATCATCCCCTTGATGAGGCACTCGCACTCCTCTCCGACTACACCAGCCGCGTTGAGATCCTCTCTGATGGCCTCCATTCGCTCTTCTATCATGAGGAGATCTGCTATTCATATGATCTCAAGTACAGCGTCCATGCGCCATGCGGGGATATCAACCCTGCATCGGTGAATGAACGGATGCGACGGGCCTCTATTGAAGCACTGTCAGGTCTCTCCCTGATCGCAGATCGGATCGGTGCCGATCGTCTGGTCGTCCATCCGGGCCATCTCTTTGAGAGTGGGATGCGGGATGCCGCAGAGACCGCCCTTGACCGGTCGCTCGTCGATCTCGCAGCAGTACAGGAGGAGCGGGGGGTCAGGTTCGCACTAGAGAATATGGGGAGCTGGGACCCCTATCTCTTTAAAACGCCGGATTGTGCAGAAAGGATCACCAGTCTCGGTCTTGGGATCACCCTGGATCTCGGTCATGCCCATCTCAATGGCCTCGCCGGGGCATTTCTTGAGACCGATGGGATCATCCACCTCCACCTCCATGACAACTGCGGGGTCTTTGACTCGCATAATGCCATTGGAAACGGAACGATCCCGTACCCGGATCTCATGCAGACATTTCCTGACGATGCAACGGCCGTCATTGAGACGCAGCGGATGGATCAGTTCATTCAGAGTCTTCATTATCTTGACGGGCTCAACTGA